The Pseudomonas sp. DG56-2 genome contains a region encoding:
- a CDS encoding chemotaxis response regulator protein-glutamate methylesterase: protein MKIAIVNDMPMAVETLRRALAFEPLHQVIWVASNGAEAVKMCAGQTPDLILMDLIMPVMDGVEATRRIMAETPCAIVIVTVDRQQNVHRVFEAMGHGALDVVDTPALGAGDPKEAAAPLLRKILNIGWLIGQQRSNTPQPMTAPARELAQRQKLVAIGSSAGGPAALEVLLKGLPRDFPAAIVLVQHVDQVFAAGMAEWLSSASGLTVRLACEGEAPQPGQVLLAGTNHHIRLLKNGTLAYTAEPVNEIYRPSIDVFFESVARYWRGDAIGVLLTGMGRDGAQGLKLMRQQSFLTIAQDQYSSAVYGMPKAAAAIDAAMEIRPLERIAARLMEFFPK, encoded by the coding sequence ATGAAGATCGCTATCGTCAACGACATGCCCATGGCGGTGGAGACTCTGCGCCGGGCGCTAGCGTTCGAGCCACTGCACCAGGTCATCTGGGTAGCCAGCAACGGTGCCGAAGCCGTGAAGATGTGTGCCGGACAGACGCCGGACCTGATCCTGATGGATCTGATCATGCCTGTCATGGATGGTGTAGAGGCCACCCGGCGAATTATGGCCGAGACACCCTGCGCCATTGTGATTGTCACCGTGGACCGTCAGCAGAATGTCCACCGCGTATTCGAAGCCATGGGGCATGGCGCGCTGGACGTGGTCGACACCCCGGCGTTGGGAGCGGGTGATCCCAAGGAAGCGGCAGCGCCGCTGCTGCGCAAAATCCTCAATATCGGCTGGTTGATCGGCCAACAACGCAGCAACACCCCGCAGCCCATGACGGCGCCCGCGCGCGAACTCGCGCAGCGCCAGAAGCTGGTTGCCATTGGCTCCTCTGCCGGTGGTCCTGCGGCTCTGGAAGTGCTGCTCAAAGGTTTGCCGCGGGATTTTCCTGCCGCTATCGTGCTGGTGCAACACGTCGATCAGGTATTCGCCGCGGGCATGGCCGAATGGCTCAGTAGCGCCTCGGGTTTGACCGTGCGCTTGGCCTGTGAGGGAGAAGCGCCGCAACCAGGGCAGGTACTGCTGGCCGGCACCAACCACCACATTCGCCTGCTCAAGAACGGCACCCTGGCTTACACCGCAGAACCGGTGAACGAAATCTACCGGCCTTCGATTGATGTATTTTTTGAAAGCGTTGCCCGTTACTGGCGCGGGGACGCAATAGGCGTGCTCTTGACCGGGATGGGCCGCGACGGTGCCCAAGGTCTGAAATTGATGCGCCAGCAAAGCTTCCTGACCATCGCTCAGGACCAATACAGCAGCGCCGTTTACGGCATGCCCAAGGCCGCGGCTGCGATAGATGCGGCCATGGAAATTCGCCCTCTGGAGCGAATTGCTGCACGATTGATGGAATTTTTTCCAAAATGA
- a CDS encoding hybrid sensor histidine kinase/response regulator codes for MTPEQMRDASLLELFSLEAEAQTQVLSAGLLALERNPTQADQLEACMRAAHSLKGAARIVGVDAGVSVAHVMEDCLVGAQEGRLRLRAEHIDALLQGTDLLMRIATPGDATLEPAVQAFLLQMAALLDPSAAPARGAPAAPIVTASEPQPREAIAEPVVEPSSIDAEPEVASKRSGKRAAEGGERILRVTAERLNSLLDLSSKSMVETQRLKPYLATLQRLKRMHSQSIRALDGLKIQLEASGQSPEVQESLAQAQQLLAQTQQILLQQAADLDEFGWQASQRAQLLYDTALACRMRPFADVLTGQSRMVRDLGRSLGKQVRLEIEGEKTQVDRDVLEKLEAPLTHLLRNAVDHGIELPERRLLAGKPAEGHIRLRASHQAGLLVLELSDDGGGVDLQRLRQSIIERQLSPAETVAQMSEAELLTFLFLPGFSLRDKVTEVSGRGVGLDAVQHMVRLLRGSIVLTQTNGQGSCFHLEVPLTLSVVRSLVVEVGAEAYAFPLAHIERTLELPPEAIVQIEGRQHFWHEGRHIGLVAANQLLNRPPTETDAPTIKVVVIRERDMLYGVAVERLVGERVLVVMPLDARLGKVQDISSGALLDNGSVVLIIDVEDLLRSVEKLLSTGRLERIERGHRNTREAARKRILVVDDSLTVRELQRKLLSNRGYEVAVAVDGMDGWNALRGEDFDLLITDIDMPRMDGIELVTLLRRDSRLQSLPVMVVSYKDREEDRRRGLDAGADYYLAKASFHDDALLDAVVELIGGAQG; via the coding sequence ATGACCCCAGAGCAAATGCGGGACGCGTCCTTGCTCGAGTTGTTCAGCCTGGAAGCCGAAGCTCAGACCCAAGTGCTCAGCGCCGGTCTGTTAGCGCTGGAGCGCAACCCAACCCAGGCTGACCAGTTGGAAGCCTGCATGCGTGCAGCTCACTCGCTCAAGGGCGCAGCGCGAATCGTTGGCGTCGACGCCGGGGTCAGCGTTGCGCATGTGATGGAAGACTGCCTGGTCGGCGCTCAGGAAGGGCGCCTGCGCTTGCGCGCTGAACACATCGATGCGTTGTTGCAGGGCACTGATCTATTGATGCGCATTGCCACGCCTGGCGATGCCACGTTGGAACCTGCGGTACAGGCTTTTCTCCTGCAAATGGCGGCTCTGCTCGACCCCTCTGCTGCGCCAGCGAGGGGGGCACCGGCGGCGCCGATTGTCACTGCATCGGAGCCGCAGCCGAGAGAAGCGATAGCTGAACCGGTAGTGGAGCCCTCAAGCATTGACGCCGAACCAGAGGTCGCCAGCAAGCGCAGCGGCAAGCGCGCCGCTGAAGGCGGTGAACGGATATTGCGGGTAACTGCCGAGCGCCTGAACAGCTTGCTCGATCTGTCCAGCAAGTCGATGGTCGAAACCCAGCGGCTCAAGCCTTACCTGGCCACGCTGCAGCGCCTCAAGCGTATGCACAGCCAAAGCATCCGGGCCCTGGACGGGCTCAAGATCCAACTGGAGGCCAGCGGCCAGAGTCCGGAAGTTCAGGAATCGCTGGCCCAGGCCCAGCAACTCCTTGCACAAACCCAGCAGATTCTTCTGCAACAGGCAGCCGACCTGGACGAATTTGGTTGGCAAGCCAGCCAACGCGCACAACTGCTTTATGACACAGCTCTGGCGTGCCGCATGCGCCCGTTTGCCGATGTGTTGACCGGACAAAGCCGAATGGTCCGAGACCTGGGGCGCTCGCTGGGCAAGCAGGTTCGTTTGGAGATCGAAGGCGAGAAGACCCAGGTTGATCGCGATGTCCTGGAAAAGCTCGAAGCGCCGTTGACCCATCTGCTACGCAATGCAGTCGACCATGGTATCGAGTTGCCCGAGCGGCGGCTGTTGGCAGGTAAACCGGCGGAAGGCCATATCCGTTTGCGGGCCTCGCACCAGGCTGGCCTGCTGGTATTGGAACTCAGTGATGATGGCGGCGGCGTCGACCTGCAGCGGTTGCGTCAGAGCATTATCGAGCGGCAGTTGTCCCCTGCTGAAACCGTGGCGCAGATGAGCGAAGCCGAGTTGCTGACCTTCCTGTTCCTGCCGGGCTTCAGTCTGCGTGACAAGGTGACCGAGGTTTCCGGGCGTGGCGTTGGCCTGGATGCAGTGCAGCATATGGTCCGACTACTGCGCGGGTCTATCGTGCTGACCCAGACTAACGGGCAGGGCAGCTGTTTTCACTTGGAAGTACCCCTGACCCTTTCGGTCGTGCGCAGTCTGGTTGTGGAAGTCGGCGCGGAAGCCTATGCCTTTCCGCTGGCGCACATCGAGCGAACCCTGGAACTGCCCCCTGAGGCCATCGTACAGATAGAGGGGCGTCAGCATTTCTGGCATGAAGGTCGGCATATCGGCTTGGTCGCGGCCAATCAGTTGCTCAATCGGCCGCCGACCGAGACTGATGCGCCGACGATTAAAGTAGTGGTTATCCGCGAGCGAGACATGCTCTACGGCGTGGCCGTCGAACGCCTGGTCGGCGAGCGGGTGTTGGTGGTTATGCCGCTCGATGCGCGGTTGGGTAAAGTCCAGGATATTTCCTCTGGGGCCCTGCTGGATAATGGCAGTGTGGTGTTGATCATCGACGTCGAAGATCTGTTGCGCTCGGTCGAGAAGTTGCTCAGCACTGGCCGTCTGGAGCGCATCGAACGTGGTCACCGCAATACTCGCGAGGCGGCGCGCAAGCGCATCCTGGTGGTTGATGACTCACTGACCGTGCGCGAACTGCAGCGCAAGCTGTTGAGCAATCGCGGCTATGAAGTTGCGGTGGCGGTTGACGGCATGGACGGCTGGAACGCGCTGCGTGGTGAGGATTTCGATTTGCTGATTACCGATATCGACATGCCGCGGATGGATGGTATCGAGTTGGTCACTTTGTTGCGTCGCGACAGCCGCCTGCAATCGCTGCCAGTCATGGTGGTGTCCTACAAGGATCGTGAAGAAGATCGTCGCCGTGGACTGGACGCTGGAGCCGACTACTATTTGGCAAAAGCAAGTTTCCATGATGATGCCTTGCTTGATGCTGTGGTCGAGTTGATCGGGGGAGCCCAGGGATGA
- a CDS encoding chemotaxis protein CheW — MITDDQVQLVAADASAIDDCWNRIGVRGDKSCPLLVEHIHCRNCDVYASAATRLLDRYSLSQDAHQQVQVQERRATRSMLLFRLGEEWLALATRCLVEVAPLQPVHSLPHQRSRVLQGVANVRGALVPCLSLADLLGLEVQAEVNASGRIMPRMLILAAAGGSVVVRVDEVDGIHGIDPELVHHEHSEAARFTAAVLQWRERSVRVLDEEQVLSAVNRSLS, encoded by the coding sequence ATGATCACTGATGATCAGGTACAACTCGTTGCCGCCGATGCCAGTGCAATCGATGATTGCTGGAATCGTATCGGTGTGCGCGGCGATAAAAGTTGCCCGTTGTTGGTCGAGCACATTCACTGCCGCAACTGCGATGTCTATGCCAGTGCTGCGACGCGATTGCTGGACCGTTATTCGTTGTCCCAGGACGCCCACCAGCAGGTTCAGGTTCAGGAGCGGCGGGCCACTCGCTCGATGCTGCTGTTCCGGCTCGGTGAAGAGTGGCTGGCACTGGCTACCCGTTGTCTGGTCGAGGTCGCGCCGCTGCAGCCAGTGCATTCACTGCCTCACCAACGTTCGCGAGTGCTGCAGGGCGTAGCCAATGTGCGTGGCGCCCTGGTGCCGTGCCTGTCACTGGCAGACCTGCTTGGCCTGGAAGTTCAGGCTGAGGTCAATGCTTCGGGCAGAATCATGCCGCGTATGTTGATCCTGGCCGCTGCTGGCGGTTCGGTGGTGGTGCGTGTGGATGAAGTCGATGGTATCCACGGTATTGACCCGGAACTTGTGCACCACGAGCACAGCGAGGCAGCACGTTTTACCGCTGCCGTCCTGCAGTGGCGCGAGCGCAGTGTGCGGGTGCTGGATGAAGAACAGGTGCTTTCTGCTGTGAACCGGAGCCTTTCATGA
- a CDS encoding protein-glutamate O-methyltransferase CheR has translation MSHEQRFFRFLQERIGLDVASVGTSMVERALRQRCAAVAAIDLDDYWLRLQQSSEEKQALIEAVIVPETWFFRYPESFSALASLARKRLVELAGARPLRILSLPCSTGEEPYSIAMTLLDAGLGAHAFRVDGMDISPISINRAEQGLYGRNSFRGSDLQFRQRHFDESQEGHRLHERVRQQVKLQVGNVLDPALLSLQGSYDFVFCRNLLIYFDVPTQKRVFEVLKSLIHEEGVLFIGPAEGSLLARMGMRPLGIAQSFAYMRQAEIIEPAPLFSSKPLLPPMPPSPVAKSVLAPLPVPARKLKIVAPPAVAQAALADSRVELLAQITRLANSGSSAEARAACARYLQQYPPHAEVFYWLGLLSDTAGDAGEALSHYRKALYLDPQHAEALAHLAALLASQGDVAGARRLQERAARRADRESEQ, from the coding sequence ATGAGTCATGAACAACGTTTTTTTCGTTTTCTGCAGGAGCGCATCGGTCTGGATGTCGCTTCGGTCGGCACCTCGATGGTCGAGCGCGCATTGCGCCAGCGTTGCGCTGCAGTAGCGGCGATCGATCTGGACGACTACTGGCTGCGGCTGCAGCAGTCGAGTGAGGAAAAACAGGCGCTGATCGAGGCAGTGATCGTCCCCGAGACCTGGTTTTTCCGTTACCCGGAGTCCTTTTCGGCATTGGCGAGCCTTGCCCGCAAGCGTTTGGTCGAGCTGGCTGGGGCGCGTCCATTGCGCATTCTCAGCCTGCCATGTTCCACCGGAGAGGAACCTTACTCGATTGCCATGACCCTGCTGGATGCCGGGCTTGGCGCGCACGCGTTTCGTGTCGACGGCATGGACATCAGCCCAATCTCGATAAACCGGGCTGAGCAAGGCCTGTACGGGCGGAACTCGTTTCGCGGGTCGGATCTGCAATTTCGTCAGCGGCATTTTGATGAAAGCCAGGAGGGACACCGACTACACGAGCGAGTGCGTCAACAGGTCAAACTGCAAGTCGGCAATGTGCTCGACCCAGCGCTGCTCAGCCTGCAAGGCAGTTATGATTTTGTCTTCTGCCGCAATTTGTTGATCTATTTTGACGTACCCACCCAGAAACGGGTTTTCGAGGTGCTCAAGAGTTTGATTCACGAGGAGGGTGTGCTGTTTATCGGTCCGGCCGAAGGTAGCTTGCTGGCGCGCATGGGCATGCGCCCGCTGGGTATCGCACAATCCTTTGCCTATATGCGCCAGGCCGAAATCATCGAGCCTGCGCCGCTGTTTTCCAGCAAACCGCTACTGCCACCTATGCCGCCATCGCCGGTGGCCAAAAGCGTGCTCGCACCGTTGCCTGTACCCGCGCGTAAACTCAAGATCGTTGCACCGCCGGCGGTTGCCCAGGCCGCGCTGGCAGACAGCCGTGTCGAGTTGCTGGCGCAGATCACCCGGCTGGCCAACAGCGGCAGCAGTGCCGAGGCCAGGGCTGCCTGTGCTCGCTACTTGCAGCAGTATCCGCCGCATGCCGAGGTGTTCTACTGGCTTGGGCTGCTCAGTGATACGGCAGGTGATGCGGGCGAGGCGCTCAGCCACTATCGTAAAGCGCTCTACCTCGACCCGCAGCATGCCGAGGCACTGGCACATCTGGCAGCATTATTGGCGTCCCAGGGCGATGTTGCTGGCGCGCGTCGTCTGCAGGAGCGCGCTGCGCGGCGAGCGGATCGGGAGTCTGAACAATGA
- a CDS encoding chemotaxis protein CheW: MTDFKLDRSQHMIAHGTLYLLFRMGEQRFALDAHEIAEVLPRLPLKPLAHTPTWVAGVLAHRGALVPVIDVGALSFGVPAPVRTSTRLVLVHYRNDPLQPERLLGLILEQATDTLRCSPQAFQPYGVDNHQARYLGPVREDAQGLVQRISVQDLLSDEVRALLYPLPEEQVSVHGEQP, translated from the coding sequence ATGACTGACTTCAAGCTTGATCGTAGCCAGCACATGATCGCTCACGGCACGTTGTACCTGTTGTTCCGTATGGGTGAGCAGCGCTTTGCGCTCGACGCCCATGAAATTGCCGAAGTCTTGCCGCGGCTGCCGCTCAAACCTCTGGCCCATACCCCAACCTGGGTTGCCGGGGTGTTGGCTCACCGCGGCGCATTGGTGCCGGTAATCGACGTCGGCGCCTTGAGCTTCGGAGTGCCTGCCCCGGTGCGTACCAGTACACGGCTTGTGCTGGTGCATTACCGTAACGACCCGTTGCAGCCCGAGCGATTGCTGGGGTTGATTCTTGAGCAGGCCACCGACACCTTGCGTTGCTCGCCGCAAGCGTTCCAACCCTACGGTGTGGATAACCATCAGGCTCGCTACCTTGGGCCGGTGCGCGAGGATGCTCAGGGCTTGGTGCAGCGCATCAGCGTGCAGGACCTGCTCAGCGACGAGGTACGTGCCTTGCTGTACCCCTTGCCTGAAGAGCAGGTGTCTGTGCACGGGGAACAGCCATGA
- a CDS encoding methyl-accepting chemotaxis protein, whose translation MKNWTLRQRILASFAVIIAIMLLMVVAAYSRLVTIESGEEAVRTDSIPGVYYSSMIRSAWVDSYVLTQQLVGLSGNREITSADMALYKSFEARLKQHMASYQGTIKDPQDQTSFDEFEHLEDGYIKSIETVLEAYRRKDYSEAERLINEVLTPAWNTGRNHLNAVIERNRHSAEEAAESIVGAVVTAKFSMITSLVLAIIAATICGLLLMRAITAPMQRIVHALDKLSSGDLSVRMNLDRKDEFGAVETGFNEMMGELTSLVSQAQRSSVQVTTSVTEIAATSKQQQATATETAATTTEIGATSREIAATSRDLVRTMTEVTSAADQASNLAGSGQQGLARMEETMHQVMGAADLVNNKLAILNEKAGNINQVVVTIVKVADQTNLLSLNAAIEAEKAGEYGRGFAVVATEVRRLADQTAVATYDIEQMVREIQSAVSAGVMGMDKFSEEVRRGMFEVQQVGEQLSQIIHQVQALAPRVLMVNEGMQAQATGAEQINHALAQLGDASSQTVESLRQASFAIDELSQVATGLRGGVSRFKV comes from the coding sequence GTGAAAAACTGGACCTTGCGCCAACGGATTCTGGCGAGCTTCGCCGTGATTATCGCCATCATGCTGTTGATGGTGGTGGCGGCCTATTCACGGCTGGTGACCATCGAATCCGGTGAGGAAGCAGTTCGAACCGATAGCATTCCCGGGGTGTATTACAGCTCCATGATCCGCAGTGCCTGGGTCGACAGTTACGTGTTGACCCAGCAATTGGTGGGTTTGAGCGGTAATCGCGAGATCACCTCCGCTGACATGGCGTTGTACAAGAGCTTTGAGGCACGCCTGAAACAGCATATGGCCAGCTACCAAGGCACCATCAAGGATCCGCAGGACCAAACCAGCTTCGATGAGTTCGAGCACCTCGAGGACGGCTATATCAAGTCGATCGAGACGGTGCTTGAAGCCTATCGTCGCAAGGACTACAGCGAGGCTGAGCGCCTGATCAACGAGGTGTTGACGCCGGCCTGGAATACAGGTCGCAATCACCTGAACGCAGTAATCGAGCGCAACCGCCATTCTGCCGAAGAAGCAGCCGAATCGATCGTCGGCGCTGTGGTGACGGCCAAGTTCAGCATGATCACTTCTCTGGTCCTGGCGATTATCGCAGCAACTATCTGCGGCTTGCTGCTGATGCGTGCCATTACCGCGCCGATGCAACGTATCGTCCACGCCCTGGATAAGCTCAGCAGCGGCGACCTGAGCGTGCGCATGAACCTCGACCGCAAAGACGAATTCGGTGCAGTGGAAACCGGCTTCAATGAAATGATGGGCGAGTTGACCAGCCTGGTCTCCCAGGCCCAGCGTTCATCCGTGCAAGTGACTACGTCGGTCACCGAAATTGCTGCCACCTCCAAGCAACAGCAGGCTACCGCTACCGAAACGGCAGCCACTACCACTGAAATTGGCGCCACCTCACGGGAAATTGCCGCAACTTCCCGTGACCTGGTACGCACAATGACCGAAGTTACTTCAGCCGCCGACCAGGCTTCGAACCTTGCAGGTTCCGGCCAACAAGGGCTGGCACGCATGGAAGAAACCATGCACCAGGTGATGGGCGCCGCCGACCTGGTCAACAACAAGCTGGCGATCCTCAATGAGAAGGCCGGCAACATCAATCAGGTCGTGGTCACAATCGTCAAGGTTGCCGATCAAACCAACCTGCTCTCACTTAACGCTGCCATCGAAGCTGAAAAGGCTGGCGAATACGGTCGCGGCTTTGCGGTGGTGGCCACTGAAGTACGACGCCTGGCAGACCAGACCGCGGTTGCTACCTATGACATCGAGCAGATGGTCCGTGAGATTCAGTCAGCGGTGTCCGCTGGGGTGATGGGCATGGACAAGTTCTCCGAGGAGGTGCGCCGTGGCATGTTCGAGGTGCAACAGGTAGGTGAGCAACTGAGCCAGATCATTCATCAAGTCCAGGCCTTGGCGCCGCGGGTGCTGATGGTGAATGAAGGGATGCAGGCCCAGGCCACTGGCGCCGAACAGATCAACCACGCCCTGGCCCAGCTGGGCGATGCCAGCAGCCAGACCGTTGAGTCGCTGCGTCAGGCCAGCTTTGCCATCGACGAGTTGAGCCAGGTTGCTACCGGCCTGCGTGGTGGCGTGTCGCGGTTCAAAGTCTGA
- a CDS encoding tellurite resistance TerB family protein: MNTRGLLDQLLKSGQDLLQNQAGKNSAGKAGGSGGLGDLLGGKGGGGLGSLLSGAGGGALAAGAMGLLMGSKKARKYGGKALTYGGLAALGVLAYKAYGNWQAKQGTAVQGEPQTLDRLPPAQVEQHSQAILKALVAAAKSDGHVDERERALIEGEFVKLSNDQELQHWLHAELNKPLDPADVARAATTPEMAAEMYIASVMLVDEEHFMERAYLDELARQLKLDPALKVELENQVKQAIGQ, translated from the coding sequence ATGAACACCCGTGGTTTGCTCGATCAGTTGCTCAAATCCGGTCAGGACCTGCTGCAGAATCAGGCTGGCAAGAACTCAGCCGGCAAGGCTGGTGGGTCAGGCGGTCTTGGCGATCTGCTGGGAGGCAAAGGCGGCGGTGGCCTGGGCAGTCTGCTTTCCGGAGCCGGTGGCGGAGCCCTGGCAGCGGGTGCAATGGGGCTGTTGATGGGCAGCAAAAAGGCGCGCAAGTATGGCGGCAAGGCCCTGACCTACGGCGGCCTGGCGGCACTTGGCGTGCTGGCGTACAAGGCTTATGGCAACTGGCAGGCCAAACAGGGCACTGCGGTGCAGGGCGAGCCGCAGACGCTCGATCGCCTGCCCCCGGCGCAGGTCGAGCAACACAGCCAGGCCATCCTCAAGGCCCTGGTGGCCGCGGCCAAGTCCGATGGTCATGTCGATGAGCGCGAGCGAGCGCTTATCGAAGGTGAATTCGTCAAGCTTTCCAACGATCAGGAGCTGCAGCACTGGTTGCATGCCGAGCTCAACAAACCCCTGGATCCCGCTGATGTCGCGCGCGCCGCTACTACGCCGGAAATGGCCGCGGAGATGTATATCGCCAGTGTCATGCTGGTCGACGAGGAGCACTTCATGGAGCGCGCTTACCTTGACGAATTGGCGCGGCAACTGAAGTTGGACCCGGCATTGAAAGTAGAACTCGAGAACCAGGTAAAACAAGCTATTGGCCAATAA
- the ydcS gene encoding putative ABC transporter substrate-binding protein YdcS, which produces MLVNKTALLSALGTALLASTSLQAAQPLKAVGAGEGQLDIVAWPGYIERGESDKAYDWVSGFEKETGCKVSVKTAATSDEMVSLMTKGGYDLVTASGDASLRLIAGKRIQPINTALIPNWKNLDPRLKDGAWYVVDDQVYGTPYQWGPNVLLYNTNVFKQAPTSWSVVFEPQDLPDGKPNKGRVQAYDGPIYIADAALYLKSTKPDLGIQNPYELNETQYKAVLDLLRQQQPLIHRYWHDATVQMSDVKNEGVVASSSWGYMVNTLKADNQPVASTIPKEGATGWADTTMLHAEAKHPNCAYKWMDWSLQPKVQGDVAAWFGSLPAVPAACTGSELLGAEGCKTNGFDNFDKIAFWKTPQAEGGKFVPYSRWTQDYIAIMGGR; this is translated from the coding sequence ATGCTTGTGAACAAGACCGCTTTGCTCAGTGCCCTGGGTACCGCCTTGCTGGCCAGCACCAGCCTGCAGGCGGCGCAACCTCTGAAGGCTGTAGGCGCTGGCGAAGGGCAACTGGATATCGTCGCCTGGCCCGGTTATATCGAGCGCGGTGAAAGTGACAAAGCCTACGATTGGGTTAGCGGCTTCGAGAAGGAAACCGGCTGCAAAGTCAGCGTCAAGACCGCTGCCACTTCCGACGAGATGGTCAGTTTGATGACCAAGGGTGGTTACGACCTGGTCACGGCGTCCGGCGATGCTTCGCTACGCCTGATTGCGGGCAAACGTATTCAGCCGATCAACACCGCATTGATCCCGAACTGGAAAAACCTCGATCCACGGCTCAAGGATGGCGCCTGGTATGTAGTGGACGACCAGGTATACGGCACCCCTTACCAGTGGGGTCCCAATGTGCTGTTGTATAACACCAACGTTTTCAAGCAAGCGCCTACCAGTTGGAGCGTGGTCTTCGAGCCGCAAGACTTGCCTGACGGCAAGCCGAACAAGGGTCGCGTCCAGGCCTACGATGGCCCCATCTATATAGCCGACGCAGCGTTGTACCTGAAGTCGACCAAGCCCGATCTGGGCATCCAGAACCCTTACGAACTCAATGAAACACAATACAAGGCCGTACTCGATCTGCTGCGCCAGCAACAACCGTTGATTCATCGCTACTGGCACGATGCGACGGTCCAGATGAGCGATGTAAAAAACGAAGGCGTGGTCGCGTCCAGTTCCTGGGGCTACATGGTCAACACCCTGAAGGCCGACAACCAACCGGTGGCCTCGACCATTCCCAAGGAAGGCGCCACCGGCTGGGCCGATACCACCATGCTGCATGCCGAGGCCAAACACCCCAACTGCGCCTACAAATGGATGGACTGGTCACTGCAACCCAAGGTCCAGGGCGATGTGGCAGCCTGGTTCGGCTCTCTGCCTGCGGTGCCGGCGGCCTGCACCGGCAGTGAACTGCTCGGCGCTGAGGGCTGTAAAACCAACGGCTTCGACAACTTCGACAAAATCGCTTTCTGGAAAACCCCGCAGGCAGAGGGTGGCAAGTTTGTGCCGTACAGCCGCTGGACTCAGGACTATATCGCAATCATGGGTGGCCGCTGA
- a CDS encoding ABC transporter ATP-binding protein: MTLAVQFTDVSRYFGEVRAVDRVSIDIQDGEFFSMLGPSGSGKTTCLRLIAGFEQPSAGSIRIHGEEAAGLPPYQRDVNTVFQDYALFPHMNVRDNVAYGLKVKGVGKQDRLARAEEALAMVALEGYGQRKPVQLSGGQRQRVALARALVNRPRVLLLDEPLGALDLKLREQMQSELKKLQRQLGITFIFVTHDQTEALSMSDRVAVFNRGRIEQVDTPRNLYMKPATTFVAEFVGTSNVLRGELAAQLNGSQLPFSIRPEHIRLGEHPAAGDEIQVSGLLHDIQYQGSATRYELKLDNGQLLNVSQANNQWQEQAAPWQPGQRLQARWAREAMTSLQETVLNEGP, encoded by the coding sequence ATGACCCTTGCAGTCCAGTTCACCGATGTTTCCCGCTACTTTGGCGAGGTCAGGGCCGTCGACCGGGTGTCCATAGACATCCAGGACGGCGAGTTTTTCTCGATGCTCGGCCCTTCCGGTTCGGGCAAAACCACCTGCCTGCGCCTGATTGCCGGCTTCGAGCAACCCAGCGCCGGTTCTATCCGCATTCATGGTGAGGAGGCGGCCGGGCTGCCGCCCTACCAACGTGACGTCAACACGGTGTTCCAGGATTACGCCCTGTTTCCGCATATGAATGTCCGCGACAACGTCGCCTATGGCCTGAAGGTCAAGGGCGTGGGCAAGCAGGATCGTCTGGCCCGTGCCGAAGAAGCCCTGGCCATGGTCGCCCTGGAAGGTTACGGGCAACGCAAGCCGGTTCAACTGTCCGGCGGCCAGCGTCAGCGCGTGGCCCTGGCCCGGGCACTGGTCAACCGCCCCCGGGTGCTGCTGCTCGATGAGCCCCTGGGCGCACTGGACCTGAAGCTGCGTGAGCAAATGCAGAGCGAGCTGAAGAAACTCCAGCGTCAGTTGGGCATTACCTTCATCTTTGTTACCCATGACCAGACCGAAGCGCTGTCGATGTCCGATCGTGTCGCGGTATTCAACCGCGGTCGCATCGAGCAGGTGGATACCCCGCGCAACCTGTACATGAAGCCAGCCACCACCTTCGTCGCCGAGTTTGTCGGTACCTCCAACGTGCTGCGTGGGGAGCTGGCGGCCCAGTTGAATGGCAGTCAGCTACCCTTTTCGATTCGCCCGGAGCACATCCGTTTGGGCGAACATCCAGCAGCTGGCGATGAGATCCAGGTCAGCGGGTTGCTCCACGATATCCAGTATCAGGGCAGTGCCACTCGCTACGAACTGAAACTGGACAATGGCCAGTTGCTCAATGTCAGTCAAGCCAACAACCAATGGCAAGAGCAAGCCGCGCCCTGGCAGCCGGGCCAGCGCCTGCAGGCTCGTTGGGCACGGGAAGCGATGACCTCGCTACAGGAAACCGTCTTGAACGAGGGCCCATAG